A window of the Haloarcula litorea genome harbors these coding sequences:
- the metG gene encoding methionine--tRNA ligase, with the protein MSHDEFPTDHPAVVTCGLPYANGDLHVGHLRTYVDGDALSRALRRIGQQTAFVCGSDMHGTPVAVNAAKEGVDPREFALEYHETYAETFPQFNVEFDNYGHTDDETNTELTREFVRSWIDNDHVHEKEIQVAWDTEEDQPLPDRYVEGTCPYCGEHARGDECDEGCQRHLEPGEIEDPVSTLTGNPAEYRAREHKFLRLSDFQEYLQGFLDRVEGTDNARNQPREWIEGELQDLCITRDMDWGVDYPAREDEGAATEDLVLYVWVDAPIEYVASTKQYSERVGADEYDWEQVWKVGGEERHGTAWDDDWTHEGGEVIHVIGRDIIQHHAVFWPAMLRGAGYNEPRSILATGFVGIDGKALSTSRNRAVWADEYLDAGFHPDLFRYYIATGAELDTDVDFSWDRFQERVNGELVGNVGNFIYRSLLFAERNYDGTPDTEVSADVQKRIAEAIDDFETAVREYNVRDLAEVATALSNYGNEYIQSEEPWNLVDDDPERAEQVIRDCVQLTKAVAVLLQPVLPGKAERLWGQLDEQGSVADVSVDAALEAPPAEFDEPDELFEQVEDDHIADLNAELRDRVAAANEDDEDGDADGAEDAADLEPLVEDRISFEEFEGVDMRVGEIVTAEPVEDADKLLRLEVDIGHETRQVVAGLARLHEADDLPGTRVILLANMERAELFGIESNGMVLAAGDEADLLTTHEDAPLGTRIK; encoded by the coding sequence ATGAGCCACGACGAGTTCCCCACCGACCACCCCGCGGTGGTCACGTGTGGGCTGCCGTACGCCAACGGCGACCTGCACGTCGGCCACCTGCGGACCTACGTCGACGGGGACGCACTCTCGCGGGCGCTCCGGCGCATCGGCCAGCAGACCGCCTTCGTCTGCGGGTCGGATATGCACGGGACACCCGTCGCCGTCAACGCCGCGAAGGAAGGGGTCGATCCCCGCGAGTTCGCGCTGGAGTACCACGAGACCTACGCCGAGACGTTCCCGCAGTTCAACGTCGAGTTCGACAACTACGGCCACACCGACGACGAGACCAACACCGAGCTCACGCGGGAGTTCGTCCGCTCGTGGATCGACAACGACCACGTCCACGAGAAGGAGATCCAGGTCGCCTGGGACACCGAGGAGGACCAGCCCCTCCCCGACCGCTACGTCGAGGGGACCTGTCCGTACTGCGGCGAGCACGCCCGCGGCGACGAGTGCGACGAGGGCTGCCAGCGCCACCTCGAACCCGGGGAGATCGAGGACCCCGTCTCGACGCTGACGGGCAATCCCGCCGAGTACCGCGCCCGCGAGCACAAGTTCCTCCGCCTCTCGGACTTCCAGGAGTACCTCCAGGGCTTCCTCGACCGCGTCGAGGGGACCGACAACGCCCGGAACCAGCCCCGCGAGTGGATCGAGGGGGAACTCCAGGACCTCTGTATCACGCGGGACATGGACTGGGGCGTCGACTATCCCGCTCGGGAGGACGAGGGGGCGGCGACCGAGGACCTCGTCCTGTACGTCTGGGTCGACGCGCCCATCGAGTACGTCGCCTCGACCAAGCAGTACTCCGAGCGGGTCGGGGCCGACGAGTACGACTGGGAGCAGGTCTGGAAGGTCGGCGGCGAGGAGCGCCACGGCACCGCGTGGGACGACGACTGGACCCACGAGGGCGGCGAGGTGATCCACGTCATCGGCCGGGACATCATCCAGCACCACGCCGTCTTCTGGCCGGCGATGCTGCGGGGGGCGGGCTACAACGAGCCCCGGTCGATCCTCGCGACGGGCTTCGTCGGCATCGACGGGAAGGCCCTCTCGACCTCCCGGAACCGCGCGGTCTGGGCCGACGAGTACCTCGACGCTGGCTTCCACCCGGACCTGTTCCGCTACTACATCGCCACCGGCGCGGAGCTGGACACGGACGTGGACTTCTCCTGGGACCGGTTCCAGGAGCGGGTCAACGGCGAGCTCGTCGGCAACGTCGGCAACTTCATCTACCGCTCGCTGCTGTTCGCCGAGCGCAACTACGACGGCACGCCGGACACGGAGGTCAGCGCCGACGTCCAGAAGCGCATCGCCGAGGCCATCGACGACTTCGAGACGGCCGTCCGGGAGTACAACGTCCGCGACCTCGCGGAGGTGGCGACGGCCCTCTCGAACTACGGCAACGAGTACATCCAGTCCGAGGAGCCCTGGAACCTCGTCGACGACGACCCCGAGCGCGCAGAGCAGGTCATCCGGGACTGCGTCCAGCTCACCAAGGCCGTCGCCGTCCTGTTGCAGCCGGTGCTGCCGGGCAAGGCCGAGCGACTCTGGGGCCAGCTCGACGAGCAGGGGTCGGTCGCCGACGTCTCCGTCGACGCGGCGCTGGAGGCCCCGCCCGCCGAGTTCGACGAGCCCGACGAGCTGTTCGAGCAGGTCGAGGACGACCACATCGCCGACCTGAACGCGGAGCTGCGCGACCGGGTCGCGGCCGCGAACGAGGACGACGAGGACGGTGATGCCGACGGGGCCGAGGACGCCGCCGACCTCGAACCGCTGGTCGAGGACCGCATCAGCTTCGAGGAGTTCGAGGGCGTCGACATGCGCGTCGGCGAGATCGTCACCGCGGAGCCCGTCGAGGACGCCGACAAGCTCCTCCGGCTGGAAGTGGACATCGGCCACGAGACCCGTCAGGTGGTCGCCGGCCTCGCCCGACTGCACGAGGCCGACGACCTGCCCGGTACGCGGGTCATCCTGCTCGCGAACATGGAGCGGGCGGAGCTGTTCGGCATCGAGTCCAACGGGATGGTGCTGGCCGCCGGCGACGAGGCGGACCTGCTGACCACCCACGAGGACGCGCCGCTGGGCACCCGGATCAAGTAG
- a CDS encoding LiaF transmembrane domain-containing protein, producing the protein MSDSRLSVQTLLGGIIVVVGLALLARSTGLIDVESLLVYVPSLIVLLGLSLVLGQYRARTRSQDTSDVVAFAFFGGLEILD; encoded by the coding sequence ATGAGTGACAGCCGTCTCTCCGTACAGACCCTGCTGGGCGGGATCATCGTCGTCGTCGGACTGGCACTGCTGGCGCGCTCGACCGGTCTGATCGACGTCGAGAGCCTGCTCGTCTACGTCCCGTCGCTGATCGTCCTCCTCGGGCTCTCGCTGGTGCTCGGGCAGTACCGCGCACGGACCCGGAGTCAGGACACGAGCGACGTCGTGGCATTCGCCTTCTTCGGCGGGCTGGAGATCTTGGACTGA
- a CDS encoding YqaA family protein, which translates to MDPVASLPALALFIGDCSTPASPLSLLEQAVCTATGPTGLGIIAVYSFLIAFILPLPSEVVLVPAETLRLGLPTWGNVAAIIVVSAGGKALGSLFAFHIGQEAKEYGPLIRRLQRSRFDVVEWSENKTIQIAKRYGYVGLALALCVPFFPDTLSIYAFTVLEEDYVRFGAATFAGSAGRLLVTIGLAGGTLALL; encoded by the coding sequence GTGGACCCGGTCGCCTCGCTCCCCGCGCTGGCCCTGTTCATCGGCGACTGCTCGACGCCGGCGAGTCCGCTGTCGCTGCTCGAACAGGCCGTCTGTACGGCCACGGGACCGACGGGACTGGGCATCATCGCCGTCTACTCGTTCCTGATCGCGTTCATCCTGCCGCTGCCCAGCGAGGTGGTGCTCGTGCCCGCGGAGACGCTGCGGCTCGGCCTGCCGACGTGGGGCAACGTCGCGGCGATCATCGTCGTCAGTGCCGGCGGGAAGGCCCTCGGGAGCCTCTTCGCGTTCCACATCGGCCAGGAGGCAAAGGAGTACGGCCCCCTGATCCGACGGCTCCAGCGCTCCCGGTTCGACGTGGTCGAGTGGTCCGAGAACAAGACGATCCAGATCGCGAAGCGGTACGGCTACGTCGGCCTCGCGCTGGCGCTGTGTGTCCCCTTCTTCCCCGACACTCTCTCGATCTACGCGTTCACCGTCTTAGAGGAAGACTACGTCCGGTTCGGCGCGGCCACCTTCGCCGGAAGCGCCGGCCGCCTACTGGTGACCATCGGCCTGGCCGGCGGGACCCTGGCGCTGTTGTGA
- the mfnA gene encoding tyrosine decarboxylase MfnA — protein sequence MLQRAEPQEFERVLSSMCTVPHPRAREAAERFLATNPGDPGTYQTVADLEREAVDALGELTGLADPAGYVASGGTEANVQAVRIARNRADTDDPNVVAPVHAHFSFTKAADVLGVELRTAPADGHRVDADAMAELVDGDTVCVVGVAGSTEYGYVDPIPAVADLANSVDALCHVDAAWGGFYLPFTDHDWHFGHADVDTLTIDPHKVGQAAVPAGGLLARDETLLDELAVETPYLESTSQLTLTGTRSGAGVASAVAAMEALWPAGYREQYERSMANAEWLAEQLRARGHEVVDPELPLVAADLSVPMTDELRDRGWRVSKTGAGELRVVCMPHVTRSMLRSFVADLDWY from the coding sequence ATGCTCCAGCGGGCCGAGCCACAGGAGTTCGAACGGGTCCTCTCCTCGATGTGTACCGTGCCCCACCCCCGGGCACGCGAGGCGGCCGAGCGGTTCCTCGCGACCAACCCCGGCGACCCCGGCACCTACCAGACGGTCGCCGACCTCGAACGCGAGGCCGTCGACGCCCTCGGGGAACTGACCGGGCTCGCCGACCCGGCCGGCTACGTCGCCTCGGGGGGGACGGAGGCCAACGTCCAGGCGGTCCGCATCGCCCGCAACCGCGCCGACACCGACGACCCGAACGTCGTCGCCCCGGTCCACGCCCACTTCTCCTTCACCAAGGCCGCGGACGTGCTCGGGGTCGAACTCCGGACGGCCCCGGCGGACGGCCATCGCGTCGACGCCGACGCGATGGCGGAACTCGTCGACGGGGACACGGTCTGTGTGGTCGGCGTCGCCGGCTCGACGGAGTACGGCTACGTCGACCCCATCCCGGCCGTGGCCGACCTCGCGAACTCCGTCGACGCCCTCTGTCACGTCGACGCCGCGTGGGGCGGCTTCTACCTCCCCTTCACCGACCACGACTGGCACTTCGGCCACGCCGACGTGGACACGCTGACGATCGACCCCCACAAGGTCGGGCAGGCCGCGGTCCCGGCCGGCGGGCTGCTCGCCCGCGACGAGACGCTGCTGGACGAGCTGGCCGTCGAGACGCCGTATCTGGAGTCCACCAGCCAGCTGACGCTGACCGGGACCCGATCGGGGGCGGGCGTCGCCAGCGCCGTCGCCGCGATGGAGGCGCTGTGGCCCGCCGGCTACCGCGAGCAGTACGAGCGCTCGATGGCCAACGCCGAGTGGCTGGCCGAGCAGCTGCGCGCCCGGGGCCACGAGGTCGTCGACCCGGAACTCCCGCTCGTGGCCGCCGACCTCTCGGTGCCGATGACCGACGAACTCCGGGACCGCGGGTGGCGGGTCTCCAAGACCGGTGCCGGCGAGCTACGCGTGGTCTGTATGCCCCACGTCACGCGGTCGATGCTCCGGTCGTTCGTGGCGGACCTGGACTGGTACTGA